TTATGGAGTAAAACTAACGTAAGCCTATAGAGAACTGATCTAGAGTCAGGTATCACAGAGAATTCAGTCAGGACCGAGGATGCAAACAAACTAAACCAACTGACTATAATCGTTAAACTAACAGAGAAACTAATCTATTCAAAAGCGATCACGGTGTGTCTGATGAGCGTTTGGCCGTGTGTGCGGAGAGACACTAGACGGGGAACATCACCACAGTCACAATGTCACACACCGCAAAATTCACAAGATGATATTTGTACACAATCGAGAAACATCAatacatcaacaacaacaacaacaacataaaaactacaataaatagaATAATGTACAATCTGTTTTTCCAAGGGATCGTTTGTGACTTGTCGCATTAATTGGGATTTCACACGGTAATCTTTGagaaattacaaaaatgaacattctgtcattcaCTCATCCTCAAATCTGTTTTAGTATTTATTGGACTGAAAAAGGACAACTTTTGCATACAATGAAAGCGGAATGAGAGACTGTCAAACTTCTAGTCCTCTAATGTCAAACGATAGCGTTGTGTCAGAAAGAACAAAATACACTGAAATTAATAAAcgtaaatacatttcaaattgacatgcatttaaatatgattAAGCGGCAAGATGCCAGGTTTGCTGTTATTGATACTAAATGCTATTAGTTCTTGTCTACTGACCGAATGCGATGCACCATGTTAAAATATGCAGAAATGCAAATGAGATTTGTGTCTAAGTTTATTTCTGCTAcggaataaatatatttaaaaaaagtaattccaACTTTTTATAGCTTAAAAGTTTATagctcacaattgcaagttaatAACTTGGAATTTTGAGTttaacaattaaacaaaaattaaacactgcaattttgatatttttctcAGGGTTGCAGGTTTTATACCGCAATCAACGAGTTATAAAACTGTAACTGAGGttacaattctgttttttttttttttagttacacaataataataaaaactttttgTTATGttgttagttactttttattaatgctacttttttatctcacaattctaacttttcttctcagaatcgCAAGATGTCGACTTTTCTTTTtcagttctgagtttatatctcaaaattcgattgttttttttttttaagtcagaaTTGTGCAATAAAAACCCATAATTTTtcgataaaaagtcacaattatctttttaatatttttaatatctatttttttatattttacttcatGGCAGAAATAAGCATCTATAGATttgagtgtgtatatatatatatatatatatatatatatatatagtccccattcacttttattgtatggaaaagatcATTTAGGACTTTCTACTTTCTACTATGCagggtaagtaaatgaaaacagaacTGTCATTTTAGGGTGGCAGcgacaaaaataaagtttgctAATAATTAACTGATCTAAACCTTGACATGACATGTTTTACAGTCTTTAGAAATCCACAGtaaccatttttcaagtttaaaagGGCCACGAATGTTCACGGCCAGTCGATATCCGGCTTAGCAAAATATCCCAGACTTTTATAAATGCGtggttaattcaattcaatggATTCAATGTAAGGTTTTGCTGAGGTCTAACAGTTTGTTTGCTGCGATGCAACAAAATCACACAACAGAATAATAGAGAGTTGCAGAAGCAGCCTGGAGCTGAACGGTGCATGCGGCCCTCATGCGTGGGTGGAAATGCAGACGCATAAAAACACGCATGGCATGTCCTCAATAACCGCTCCGGCTTTATCGCATGAAAACAACAGTCTGCAGGGGCAGAGCCACCACACAGTGATCAAGCAAATTTAGAGTCGTGTTTAAACAGTCTTTCAGCAGATGGTGCGAATAAAAGGCCAAGGAATATCACAATCATAATCATGATATCAATATTTGTAAACGCAGCACAATCTTAATATGCTGTGTTAGGATGAAATACAGATAAAAAATATATGGAAACAGCTAAAACGATGCGCTGTTTGGAAACACAATGTGATCCATACAGACTTTTGGCCACATACTGAGTGCTGCAGTTTATGGATAGTTATTTACCATCTCATTAATACGTATTTTTTAACCACATCTGTGACATAAATATCCTTGTTTTAGTTGCAGCTGTTTCTTACCCTCTATCAGTATATAAATTATCAACTGAAAATATATGTGATATCATCCTAATGATTCACATAATGGCATACTGAggcatctgaataaataattcacagtaGAAGTAGTCAAATTGAGCAATTTaaagttttaacaaaaatatatgccTTCTATTTCCTGATGCAAATACTGCAGAAATGGAGCTGAAACTTTACTAAACACATATtgagatttgtttttcttttttttttttcttctatggaTTTTGTGTTCTACCATGATCTAATCATCCACAGACAGTGTTTTTAGGCCCGTTATACATTTAATAAGATAAGATAAACGTCTAATTTTGTCTCACGAGCAATTTTAACAAACCTCATTTATGCTAATATATATGACAGCTGTCGTTTGATACGAAACAGTGATTATTCTATAACTGATCATTTAATAAACTATATTTCCTAGAAGTATGAcatacagaaatataaaaagcaaTATTAATCCTCTACTAGGTAATTGCATACCCTGCAATAATGCATTTCATTTCTAAAGAAGGCAAATATTGGCTTTCTAAGTGGCAATCACACAAATTCAGAGATTAATTCTCTGGAACACTTTTAAATGTTGATATGAGTCGTGTTTTAAAGGGAATGTACCAACCTCGAATCTACCCATGATACTAACCAGGGAATAAATGTGTCTAGAGGAACAGCGACCAGTGGCTAAACCGGTTTCTCTACTAGTTCACCACATTAAGACATGAACTGTGTTGGTCTGACCAACGTTACGATCCCACTCAACGCTATCGAGGGTGTGAAtaaactctctctcacacatacacaattcCACACAAGCGTCAGCGAACACAGAATGATTGTTTTTCATTCCGACACACAACCTGACCTATGACCCGTTCACTTCTGCAAGTCTGCAAGTCTTTTGGTCAGTCTTTTTGTCCATTTCTTTGTCTTTCGTTCATTTTTCCATGTGTTCTCTGCCTCCGTGGCGTGGGCGTGGCTGTAAAGCGTCTTGgcgatctgattggctgcttgGCTTCTGTTCGGTGGAAGGTGGTGGAGTGGGCGGGGCAGTGGGTGTGGTTTGGTGACGATGATGGGCAAGATGAAGTGCCGGGGATGAGGAGCAGATGTCATGAACTTTGACCTCATGCTTTTTTGGGGGGAGGGGCCAATTTGATAATCTCATCTTCTGACGGTTGGCGAATGATATCTATGAATGATACAGAGGAGAAACGCAAAGATAGCTCTGTTACAGACAAACAGTAAATAAAAGACACAGAGACTGTTAAAGAGAAGTGTTGTTTACCCTTGTATTTCTTCGCCGAGGGGATGCGAGTGAGTTTGGTGTCAATCTCGTCATCTTCGGAGATCTTCAGCACGGTCGTGCGGTACTCGATGACCCGGGTCAGGAGGTCCGGCCGCCGCGAGATCTCAAAGATGTGCTCTATGTAGAACAGGTTATCTGTGCAAGACAAACATAGAGACGTCTTATCAACCTATGAGCACATGCCTGTACAATAAGCTCAAACAATCATTTAAAGGAATGGAAAAGACTGTCGTCATGCTGCTCCAAACACATAAAACATATTTCCTTTCTTGgaatatgaaatgtttaaaggggtggttgattacgatttcacttttttaacattagttagtgtgtaattttgctgtttgagcataaacaatatctgcaaagttacgacgctgaaagttcaatgcaaacggagatatcgtcttttaaaattctggcagtttaatgcctacaaaaacggcttcGTAGAGACTACAATGAGTTACTTCCCGtgtttgtgacatcacaaacccaGAAATTTACATAAACTCTGCACCCCCCGGAACAAGCAACAAAAAGGGGCGGGGCCATGTTGCGCCGTTTTACTGTGTTTCCACTACAGCATCAGATCTGCGCTCAGTGGCGCTGGGAACACTACAACGCCACTGCTTTGGGGCGTGTCAAATTTAGGGCAGAGCACGCCTctaaaaacaatgtttacaCCCTGTTTGCATTTCATCTTCTTCTTTTCATCTTCTATTTCAATACTTTATTGCGCAGTTATAttgttgggtaattatactgtatataaaatgcgggcatcagggagctgcTATTAACATgcggggcactgaaactgctttcaaatgcacgatcactttttagtttcactttcaccttCGAGATTTGCGATCGCATGAACtttgtttatactatggagcggcagtacttaccacacattttacaagatccaatgcttgtcagtggtgctcaggatctgtaaatcattcgccatcatcctccgtcatctctccttactctgtttatgtagTAAGTGAAATcgtatgtactgtaatgtaacaggctaccgttagcaaggagctaaccatgtccctttagtggctcgtgTTATTTTcttagaacgcgttatttgttttccgtgcctttctgaatacagacaccaacccatccctgcacttcacacaaaatcaaaattaaaatagaaatataaacttttgaactgcgggtttcgtctggtcagaggagaactgaccccccgactgagcctggtttctcccaaggtttttttctccattctgtcacagagggagttttggttccttgccgctgtcgcctctggcttgctcagttggggacacttaatttctagcgattatcgccgatttgattgcacagatactatttaaactaaactgagctagacaatgacatctctgaattcaataatgaaatgcattactgacactctatcctccaatttgatactgttaagtgctttgacacaatctgtattgttaaaagcgctatataaataaaggtgacttgacttgacatcccctgcacagcctggaacataacatttatttccatgatctgccattttcgttgttgtcctcgcttgtttcttcacaatacctgcagaacttctgatggttcggtTGGCGGCCGGTGACTGGCATAGAACATGAgtgggtatatgcaaatgttgggagCGTACATATTAGTGATCCCAACTGTAACGTCACAGtcagtgttatgttctgattcgcctatttttcagtggtcatTTGCATTCatgagatttacataaggaggaaacaatggtgtttgaggctcacagtatgtcatttccatgtaaagaaatcttattattcaactatgccaaggtaaatacagttttccattctatggcacctttaagtgTATTCTTTAAAAGTATATTATGTCCATAATATGCATCTATTTTTAAACGTTTGCTAaagttattttttcaaaaaggcAGTTGTGTCAAACATCATTGGTTTATGCTTTTCTCATGACCAATCACAGGATGTTTCAgtactttgaaaataaaaacaaatgatatTTGAGAGGAATATTATCATTGACTAATAGCTTCAGTCTAATCTCTGCTTGACTCATCCACACAGcctgagggagagtaaatgaatCTTCATTTTAGGAGAAATTCAGGTTCGGCAGCTTCGTTCACTATACTGATTGAGACTGAAGAGGCCAGCGTCTTCCTCACCTTGTGCCAGTTTGTCATTCTTCTCCAGGTAACTGAACCAGTCTTTGGAGGAGGTGATGGAGTTGCTCTGGTCTTCAGGGATGTCCTCCTTGCAGGCCGACTTCAGCTGCTCCAGGTCTTCATTAGTGATGTTCTCAGAAAGATCACTCAACATCGAGCTGTATTCAGACATTCtctgagaaagacagacagaatgaacaGATCAGCACAAAAACATATCTGTAAGATCTGCTTCGTATATTAGCATTGTATAATATCAGGATaccctaaaaattattttggtaataCAAAAGCTCTTTCTAGAACTTGTCCTGAATGCATGTGTCACACAAAAgccttgttttccagtgcaaatgttacttcagaagcaaaatgacataaGTTCTGAAGTCTTGTTATATgcaaaaaaggtaaaaataaagtgtttatgATCAAAACAACACCAAATATCTGCTAATGAACTAAGAACAATTAATTCAAGGGGGAAACAGGTTTTGCAGTGAATGCAACTTTTAATGCCACTTTATGAATTAAAGCCACTGATGTAAGAACATCTTAGGCCTTAATTTGTGGAAGtgaaatttaagactttttcagACCATGTGAGCTCATGTGTTTCTAAACATGAATGATGGGATATATTCAACCTCAAATATCGCTCTGAAGCCCTTTAAGTGTTTATTAAGGGCACTGACCTTTGACATTCATCAGACCAGTCTCGCACACACTCTCAATTGACCAAGCCTGTGTATTGGGAAAGACTCTGAGAAGCTAAAGTCAAAGTTTGTGGTGTTATTGCTCTCTGTCTCCCTCTAGCGGAGCTCACGAACATCACAACTAACCAGCGCAGAATTTTAACACTTCCTCAGACATTTCTCCCTCACGACCAGCACTGCTATCATCGTGTTGTCAAAATACAGAGACGTGGCATGATACACCGCGGCCACATTCACTGTAGTGGCAAACAAATCAATCCGAACGCTTTAGCAGTTCCCAGCCCACACGAGGACAGAGGTCTGAGGAAACTGTGCAGGATCCAGAGCCAAGATGGACGCCTCTGTGATTTTACAATGTATTATTTGTGCTGCAGCAGCCGGTTTAACAGAGAAAACATTCTACATTCATCACCCTCAATGTCACCGCTagaatacagtgtgtgtgtgtgacagagtgATGGAAGAAATAGAAAGAGTGGGAAACATACAAAGGCATctcatagacacacacacacacacttacacagaTTTCATATCCGTACAAAGAGTATTGACACTCTGCTGTTTATCTGTTGCTGTCTGTAAAGCGCACTGATCTGCTGCTGACCTAAATCCAGCGCTGCACTTACAGCAGCCTCCAGCAGGGGAGAGAAGACACACATCAGGAGACACAGAGAACAATAATGCATAAAGCCCATGCAAATGCAGTTTGACACATCTAGTGTCCCGCACTCAGAGCTGGAACAGTCGAAATTAGATGTGCAGATCCTGAAGGAGATATGAAACAAGGCAGGAACATTTCCAATGAAGCAGAGAGGTTTTAGATTTTTGAGCACGTCTTACGTTTTTGTTGGcaatgtacaaaaataaaagttaatgtgCAGCATGACTATAAACACAAGAAAGACAAGGCCAATCACAATTCAGTAagcaaataatataaaataataaataaaaatactcccattttcatttagtttaatttaattgaagtaaaattgtagtaagatttattttaaaaagcccTATAGACATACTAAGAAAACTAAAtactaattaaaatgacaaaacaaagcaaaattagtaaaactttaactaaaaaatgaaaactgtgaaaatagaatcaaaatattattcaaatatataacaGTATGTCAATGCATACTAAAATAGCAATAAAGATAGAATGGAAATATTGtctgttacattttaaaagctgAGTCAGTTAGAGATTTTCTCCTtcttaacattaaaataaatcataaatacacAGAGATATCTAAGTATAAAATGACTCCGTATGTTAAGCAGGCTAGAAAATTCAAGTgtaggaaaaagaaaaacaaaaagcaatttCATAGAGAGCTGTAATTATAGTCATTCACCAAATCAAGATTCTTTACTCCAGGAATAATTGATGTTTGACTGGTGAATTGTTGAAAATGAATGGACACCCCGAGGAGTTACACCTGAGCTGTgcagtcattttcattttaatttgatgaGTCAAGTATTCCACTTATATAATGGTTACCAAACTTCGAGACATTTTCTTAGAAACAGCTCAAGCTGGTTTAAATAAGGTCACTTTCCGTAGCTAGTAATGGCAGGTATACAGTAATAGAGACTTCATTCAATACACAAATGAACAAGTCATACATTTCTGGAGGCGCAACAGAATAATCTCCTCTGCTTTTATCACAAAACATCAAACTGCCACGAGACGAACCTTGAAGGAGCCTCTAAGCAGCTCATCCAGTCCAGAGAGAAATTCACTTAATGAGCTTCATCTGCcttcccaaaaaacaaacagccTACGGACGAACAAACCCAGGCGATCAGACACAACCGAATCATAACTCAATCAAAACACATCTATTACTGGACAGCACTCAGCAAATCCCAACACAAGCTGCAACGTccgacagaaaaacacagactgAGTGACTGAGGGCTACAGCTCTGAAACACACAATATGAATTAAACATCCAGCTTCAACGGCAGAATTATTAAATGTGACCcaggagcacaaaagcagtcataagtcacacaggtatatttgtagcaatagccaacaatacatcaTATGGGTAAAAATGATTGAttgtttcttttatgccaaaaatcattaggatattaagtaaagagcatgttccatgaagatatttattaaatttccTACCAAAAATAACATCAattttcaaaacataatttttgattagtaatatgcattgctaagaacttcatttggacaactttaaaggcgattttctcaatatttagattttttgcaccctcagattccagattttcaaatagttgcatctcagtcAAATATCGTcacataacaaaccatacatcaacggaaagattatttattcaactgtaagatgatgtataaaaaaaaaaaaaacccttatgactggttttgtgctccaggatCACATATTTGTTAAACAAatagagagaaaagaaaaataaataaataaaaacatgccagATTGTACATTAGCCATATTTTTGTTagatttaatttgaaaatatatttaaatttggatttctatctatctatctatgttgATATGATTGTATCAGATCGTGATTTGAAGATTTGATCAATAAGAGAGTGTTTATCATACTGAGCTTTATGTTGTGATTCATCTATATTTTTGCTCACTTGACTTATTCTTGACTTTCTGAGCTATTATTTAACACGGCATGAAATTAACCATTTTTATAGTTGCCGTGGAGACGGCTGACTGGATTCGATATCACAAATTTCTTGAGGGAGTGAAACTAATTGCTTTCCAGTTAGCTCTGttgatattgaattattatttttagaaaaacaaTTCTCCAACTTCAGAAGTCTGATCAAGGTTTCAGTAGCGTACTGTAACAATAACGCAGCAGAAGTTCTTTGCCGTGAGctgtgaatgtgtttgtttgttggatATGTGCAGGCGTCTGCTGTTTCTCTGACATTAGCGGCTCGTCTGTATTGTGGGAAGGTTTAAAGGGTGATGTTTAATGATAGTGGAAGCTAATGCAGTTAAAGCACTGTGTGCTCCTCGCTCAGACGCAGTAATTGCTTTCAACAGCGTCAAAACACAGCAGCGCGAACAGACAGACGCTAGCTTCCAGGTACACACTCCCAGAGCCATAATAACACATCTATCCTCTTACTGAAacagagagaggaagaaagagaTTAGTATTAAACAATATCAGCTATTAGAAAAGc
The sequence above is a segment of the Onychostoma macrolepis isolate SWU-2019 chromosome 07, ASM1243209v1, whole genome shotgun sequence genome. Coding sequences within it:
- the LOC131544566 gene encoding astrocytic phosphoprotein PEA-15 encodes the protein MKRRFHSQTGETLRNARAPSRERTRKVSAASSFIITPTSAEIFTLFDAHVFVLNWTCIWVAKAHRGSHPSPPGASSSSSSSSPDHRARGRMSEYSSMLSDLSENITNEDLEQLKSACKEDIPEDQSNSITSSKDWFSYLEKNDKLAQDNLFYIEHIFEISRRPDLLTRVIEYRTTVLKISEDDEIDTKLTRIPSAKKYKDIIRQPSEDEIIKLAPPPKKA